Sequence from the Schaalia sp. 19OD2882 genome:
ATCTGGCCCTCGATCCTCTCGATCAAGCCGTCACGGATCGACAGGGGAGCCACCAGCAGACGGTGGAAGGTCGACCGCGGCGCATACCCCGAAAGCTGGTTGAACAATCGGGTGAGGTCCTGGGCCACATCACGGTCGCAGGTGAGCAACCCCAAGTCCTCGTAGCCGCGCGCCGTCTTCGGGTGGTAGTTTCCCGTACCCACGTGGCAGTAGCGGCGCAGGCCATCGGCCTCCTGGCGCACCACCAAGGACAACTTGCAATGCGTCTTCAGACCCACCATGCCGTAGACCACGTGCACGCCGGCCCTTTCCAACTTCCGAGCCCACTCAATGTTGGCCTCCTCGTCGAAACGCGCCTTGATCTCGACGATCGCCACCACCTGTTTGCCGGAGCGTGCCGCCTCGATCAGCGCCGACACGATCGGCGAGTCGCCGGAGGTGCGGTACAGGGTCTGCTTCATCGCCAGCACATTCGGGTCGCGAGCCGCCTGGGAGATGAACGCCTGGACCGAGGTCGCAAAGGAGTCGTAGGGGTGGTGCAGCAGCACGTCGTGCTGGCGGATCTGGGCGAAGATGTCCCCCGCCCTGGCCGATTCGAACTCGGCCAGACCCGCCGCAGTCACCGGAACGTACGCCGGGTACTTCAGGTGCGCGATGTCCAGGTCGTGCAGGACGTTGTTGAGCGTGAGATCCAGCGGCGCAGGAAGGACGAACACGTCGTCCCGGGTGATCTCCAGCTTCTCCAGCAGGAAGTCCAGGACGAAGGAGGAAACCGTGTCCTCGACCTCCATGCGCACCACCGGACCGAACTTGCGACGCAGCAGCTCTTCCTCCATGGCGGTCAGGAGGTTCTCGGCGTCGTCCTCTTCGACCTCCAGGTCCTCGTTGCGGGTGACGCGGAAGGCGTGCGCCTGGACGATTTCGACACCCGGGAAGAGGTGCTCCAGGTGCGCGCGGACCACCTCCTCCAAGGTGACGAAGGTGGCGCCACCCTTGCGAGCCACGTAGTCCTCCGCATTTCCGCCGGTGGCGACCACGTCCACGTTGATGAGGCGGGGCAGCGACTGCGGCACCTTGACGCGCGCGAAGTGGAGCTTGCCGGACAGCGGATTGCGCACCACCACCGCCAGGTTCAACGAGAGCCCGGAGATGTAGGGGAAGGGGTGCGAGGGGTCGACCGCCAAAGGGGTCAGCACCGGGAAGATCTGCCTGCGGAAGTACCGGGTGAGAACGCTGTGCTGGTCCTCGGACAGTTCCGACCAGGCGCGCAGGTGGATGCCTTCGGCTGCCAAGGCGGGCAGAACGAAGGACTGGAAGGCTTGAGCCTGACGCGCGGTGAGTTCACGTGTGCGCGCCTGGATGCCGTCCAGGACCTGGCGCGGCTCCAACCCGGAAGCTCCGGGCTTGGCGATTCCGGCGGCGATGCGCCGCTTGAGCCCGGCCACGCGCACCATGAAGAACTCGTCGAGGTTCGAACTGAAGATCGCCGAGAACCACGCGCGCTCCAACAGCGGCAGGGTCTCGTCCTCGGACTGTTCCAACACCCTCTGGTTGAAAGCCATCCACGAGATCTCGCGATCCGCGAAGCGCCCGGCCGGCAGCGGCTCGTCCTCGCCCAGAGGCACCGAGGTGTCGACCTGCAGATTCAGGGCCGGCAGGATGCGTTCGCGAGGGGCGGCGTCATCCTCGTACTCGGCGTCCTCATGTTCGACGCCCACCAGCTTCTCGTCGTCGGCGCGCACGAAGAGTTCGTCGGCGCGGGCGGGTTGGACGGAGGCGGTGACGCGCTCGCCCTCGGCCGAGCCCTCGGACCCGACCGTTTCACCGGCGTTCAGGGCAAAGGCGTTCTCCTCCGGCTCCGCGCCGGGTCCGGGCCAGGATTCGTCGGGGGCGTGGAAGACGGGCTCGGACATGGGCTCCCTTTCTGGTCGTGCCCTGCGGGTTGCGTGGGGCGGGCGCTCCACTGGGGACGAGGGCGGGGCCGGCGGCGTCACACGCTTGGGCCCGGCCCGCGTTTCAGTCGAGTGTGCCCGATGCGGCCAGCACAGCCGCCCGGTCCAGCTCTTCGGCGGTGCGCAGCAGAGCCTTGGCCCTGGTGGTCACCGGGTGCGCCAATGGGTCGGCGGGGTCAAGGATCCACGCCGCCCCATGGGTTTCACCTGCGGCCAGCAC
This genomic interval carries:
- a CDS encoding RNA degradosome polyphosphate kinase, producing MSEPVFHAPDESWPGPGAEPEENAFALNAGETVGSEGSAEGERVTASVQPARADELFVRADDEKLVGVEHEDAEYEDDAAPRERILPALNLQVDTSVPLGEDEPLPAGRFADREISWMAFNQRVLEQSEDETLPLLERAWFSAIFSSNLDEFFMVRVAGLKRRIAAGIAKPGASGLEPRQVLDGIQARTRELTARQAQAFQSFVLPALAAEGIHLRAWSELSEDQHSVLTRYFRRQIFPVLTPLAVDPSHPFPYISGLSLNLAVVVRNPLSGKLHFARVKVPQSLPRLINVDVVATGGNAEDYVARKGGATFVTLEEVVRAHLEHLFPGVEIVQAHAFRVTRNEDLEVEEDDAENLLTAMEEELLRRKFGPVVRMEVEDTVSSFVLDFLLEKLEITRDDVFVLPAPLDLTLNNVLHDLDIAHLKYPAYVPVTAAGLAEFESARAGDIFAQIRQHDVLLHHPYDSFATSVQAFISQAARDPNVLAMKQTLYRTSGDSPIVSALIEAARSGKQVVAIVEIKARFDEEANIEWARKLERAGVHVVYGMVGLKTHCKLSLVVRQEADGLRRYCHVGTGNYHPKTARGYEDLGLLTCDRDVAQDLTRLFNQLSGYAPRSTFHRLLVAPLSIRDGLIERIEGQIARKKAGLEAWVGIKVNSVVDERVIDAIYRASQAGVKVDVLVRGICAIRGGVPGLSENVRVRSILGRYLEHSRIYAFGPVGEEEVWIGSADLMHRNLDRRVEALVRIADPQQVAFLADLVRRGVSSRTASWALRKNGQWRRNSVAKDGTPLDDIQTDLMAEASSRVIGR